One genomic window of Daphnia pulex isolate KAP4 chromosome 12, ASM2113471v1 includes the following:
- the LOC124209705 gene encoding short-chain dehydrogenase/reductase family 9C member 7-like: MADLFLLQILSKRRNIVMSLIGAAFCAVLYEWISIKILGTFGILYIAFHLSDLTTKFLYNSLPKQLIENTNDKAVVITGCDSGFGNALAIKLDGIGFKVYAGCLDVRGEGPQELKTKCSKRLSLIPLDVTKSDQVSAATHLVASTLEDRKLWAVVNNAGVACSSEIEWCPINIFENMLEVNTLGTVRVTKAFLPLLRESQGRVVCVASMAGRVTVPGFTPYSMSKFAVVAFADGLRREMQKWGISVHCIEPSIYSTNISVVEPLYKSLKNYWDQCPDEVQSSYGNEYLEHFKESLSAHMKRAKPVGKITEVVDDMLDAVAGAEPLLRYVPAMDVQFRSRVLISMPIEMQDHVLNQYSPKIPPAAVVAKRSMLPPLKSPYSGQKRPPLQRHMSMPAREKNLPETLQEQEENAEPASAFQFS, translated from the exons ATGGCAGATTTGTTTCTGCTACAAATTCTCTCCAAGAGAAGAAACATTGTAATGAGTTTAATAGGAGCTGCCTTCTGTGCTGTTTT GTACGAGTGGATTAGTATCAAGATATTGGGTACTTTTGGAATACTGTATATTGCATTCCACCTCAGTGATTTAACGACCAAGTTTCTTTACAACAGCCTTCCAAAACAGTTGATTGAAAACACAAATGACAAAGCTGTTGTGATCACTG GTTGTGACTCTGGATTTGGTAATGCACTTGCAATCAAATTAGACGGCATTGGGTTCAAAGTATACGCCGGTTGTCTTGACGTGCGCGGTGAAGGGCCTCAAGAACTCAAAACGAAATGTTCTAAACGGCTAAGTCTAATTCCACTAGATGTCACgaaaagtgatcaggtttccGCCGCAACTCACCTGGTTGCTTCTACTTTGGAAGATCGAA AACTATGGGCCGTAGTGAACAACGCTGGAGTTGCCTGCTCATCTGAAATAGAATGGTGCCCGATCAACATATTCGAAAAC ATGCTGGAAGTTAACACGTTAGGAACTGTTCGAGTGACGAAAGCGTTTTTACCGCTGCTGAGAGAATCTCAGGGTCGAGTAGTCTGTGTGGCTTCTATGGCTG GACGAGTTACTGTTCCAGGTTTCACGCCTTATTCCATGTCAAAATTCGCCGTTGTGGCATTCGCCGACGGTCTTCGACGTGAAATGCAGAAATGGGGCATCAGTGTTCACTGTATTGAGCCCAGTATCTATTC GACCAACATCTCTGTCGTGGAACCGTTGTATAAGAGTCTGAAGAACTATTGGGATCAATGTCCGGATGAAGTTCAATCCTCTTACGGAAACGAATATCTGGAACATTTCAAA GAATCCCTAAGTGCTCACATGAAGCGAGCTAAACCTGTTGGTAAAATTACCGAAGTAGTGGACGATATGTTGGATGCTGTAGCTGGAGCAGAGCCTTTG TTGCGATACGTACCAGCTATGGATGTTCAATTTCGTTCTCGTGTCTTGATTTCGATGCCAATTGAAATGCAGGACCACGTCCTCAATCA ATATTCTCCAAAGATTCCTCCGGCGGccg tGGTTGCCAAGCGGAGCATGTTGCCTCCTCTCAAGAGCCCGTACAGCGGACAGAAAAGGCCACCTCTCCAGCGTCACATGTCCATGCCCGCCAGGGAGAAGAATTTACCGGAAACGCTTCAAGAACAGGAAGAGAATGCGGAGCCTGCATCAGCCTTCCAATTCTCCTAA
- the LOC124209699 gene encoding protein fem-1 homolog C-like isoform X2, whose protein sequence is MMEHNSVVFNAARDGKLRRLKGFLDHRARNEVALLVSARTNGATPMLMACRNGHLDVVEYLVERCGADIEQAGSVTFDGETIEGAPPLWVAAAAGHVHIVRFLVRGGASVNCTTKTNSTPLRAACFDGHFEIVKYLVDHGADMEVANRHGHTCLMIACYKGHLKIARYLIELAADVNRKSVKGNTALHDCAESGSLEILQLLLASGAKMVVDSYGMTPLLAAAVSGHTHIVEYIVHNLDTVGRKEKIDALELLGATFVDRKRDMLGALDYWKQAMQIRYETGVCPLPKPQGQSPIAAFENTLEATTVEQLEEAVSDPDGMRMQALLVRERILGAAHPETSYYIRYRGAVYADTGNFNRCIRLWMYALEMQQSMLEPLSPMTNSSLLSFAELFSFMMAERDTETRNNNNGPAVQSNRQPEAQQQQQPAAALGLMAPQRSPPNIPPLSFSDVMAVLSRAVREIRAGTLQLSKVAAAERDLTYFHRTLGIIVHLIFLLAKIQPTLNSLQDHALRKSLYDLVRLNARSRNGYTLLHLACTRDSTTLSRYPICSFPSTEVIRLLLDVGADPESTDHDGNTALHILAQTQPCPSSAVSLVLQRGGHLDQVNLQGRSFAQLLENVQPIHEVVNTLQFTTLKCLCARVIRQHRLLFNGLVPQTLQPFVLKH, encoded by the exons ATGATGGAACACAACAGCGTGGTCTTCAACGCTGCCCGTGATGGAAAACTACGACGTTTGAAG GGTTTCCTGGATCACCGAGCCCGTAATGAGGTGGCACTTCTCGTTTCGGCAAGGACTAATGGCGCCACTCCGATGCTCATGGCTTGCCGGAACGGCCACTTGGATGTCGTCGAGTACCTGGTCGAACGTTGTGGCGCTGACATTGAACAAGCCGGATCGG TGACTTTTGATGGGGAAACGATCGAAGGAGCTCCGCCTTTATGGGTGGCTGCGGCTGCCGGCCATGTCCACATTGTCCGCTTCCTGGTCCGAGGAGGAGCGTCGGTGAATTGCACCACCAAGACCAACTCGACGCCGTTACGCGCAGCCTGTTTCGACGGCCACTTTGAGATCGTGAAATATCTGGTTGATCACGGAGCCG ACATGGAGGTGGCCAACCGTCACGGTCACACTTGCCTGATGATTGCCTGTTACAAGGGCCATCTGAAGATCGCCCGTTACCTGATAGAATTAGCCGCCGACGTTAACCGCAAGAGCGTCAAGGGTAACACGGCCCTGCATGACTGCGCCGAATCGGGCTCCTTGGAGATCCTTCAACTCCTCCTGGCCAGCGGTGCCAAGATGGTGGTCGACTCTTACGGCATGACCCCTTTATTGGCTGCGGCCGTCTCCGGCCACACGCACATTGTCGAATACATTGTCCACAATTTGGACACTGTCGGCCGGAAGGAGAAGATTGACGCGCTGGAGCTTTTGGGAGCCACATTTGTAGACCGCAAGCGCGACATGCTCGGCGCCCTCGACTACTGGAAACAAGCCATGCAAATCag aTACGAAACCGGCGTGTGTCCGTTGCCGAAACCGCAAGGTCAGTCGCCGATCGCCGCCTTTGAGAACACACTAGAAGCAACCACTGTCGAACAACTCGAAGAGGCCGTCTCAGATCCGGATGGAATGCGGATGCAAGCGCTGCTGGTTCGCGAAAGGATTTTGG GTGCTGCCCATCCAGAGACTTCCTATTACATCCGATATCGTGGCGCCGTGTATGCGGATACGGGCAACTTCAACCGTTGCATTCGGTTGTGGATGTACGCCCTTGAAATGCAACAGTCCATGCTGGAGCCGCTCAGTCCCATGACCAACAGCTCGCTCCTCTCTTTTGCTGAGCTCTTCAGTTTCATGATGGCCGAACGTGACACGGAGACGCGCAACAACAATAACGGGCCGGCGGTGCAGAGTAACCGACAACCCGAagctcaacagcagcagcaaccggcAGCGGCGTTGGGTCTGATGGCGCCACAACGGAGTCCGCCCAACATTCCGCCTCTGTCGTTCTCTGACGTCATGGCCGTCCTGAGCCGAGCAGTCCGTGAAATCCGTGCTGGCACGTTGCAGCTTTCCAAAGTAGCGGCCGCCGAACGTGATCTGACCTACTTCCACCGTACCCTCGGCATCATTGTCCACCTCATCTTCCTTCTAGCCAAGATCCAGCCGACACTCAACAGCCTGCAGGATCACGCCCTGAGAAAGTCACTTTACGATCTGGTCCGGCTCAATGCCCGCAGCCGAAATGGTTACACGCTGCTCCATTTGGCCTGCACGAGAGACAGCACCACACTCAGTCGCTATCCCATCTGCAGTTTCCCTTCCACCGAAGTCATCCGACTCTTGCTGGACGTGGGAGCCGATCCAGAATCGACCGaccat gacGGCAATACTGCGCTTCATATTTTAGCCCAAACTCAGCCGTGCCCATCTTCTGCCGTTAGTCTAGTGCTCCAGCGAGGAGGCCACCTGGATCAAGTCAATTTACAAGGCCGCTCCTTCGCTCAACTTCTGGAAAACGTCCAGCCAATCCACGAAGTTGTCAACACGCTTCAATTCACAACGCTCAAGTGTCTGTGCGCCCGAGTCATCCGTCAACACCGGTTGCTTTTCAACGGGTTGGTCCCGCAGACGCTTCAACCCTTCGTTCTGAAACACTGA
- the LOC124209699 gene encoding protein fem-1 homolog C-like isoform X1, whose amino-acid sequence MAEGGWDVPIEDSDFLGINTVAPEEQPRLHTERLVSSRHVRESERKISFPERGFRHQQQQQQQPPGLQLVRAAAAVDPFGEVEEDDEREEEWMLDVDQEELVQARNPHPVAPVAGFADRHQLDDGSGFLDHRARNEVALLVSARTNGATPMLMACRNGHLDVVEYLVERCGADIEQAGSVTFDGETIEGAPPLWVAAAAGHVHIVRFLVRGGASVNCTTKTNSTPLRAACFDGHFEIVKYLVDHGADMEVANRHGHTCLMIACYKGHLKIARYLIELAADVNRKSVKGNTALHDCAESGSLEILQLLLASGAKMVVDSYGMTPLLAAAVSGHTHIVEYIVHNLDTVGRKEKIDALELLGATFVDRKRDMLGALDYWKQAMQIRYETGVCPLPKPQGQSPIAAFENTLEATTVEQLEEAVSDPDGMRMQALLVRERILGAAHPETSYYIRYRGAVYADTGNFNRCIRLWMYALEMQQSMLEPLSPMTNSSLLSFAELFSFMMAERDTETRNNNNGPAVQSNRQPEAQQQQQPAAALGLMAPQRSPPNIPPLSFSDVMAVLSRAVREIRAGTLQLSKVAAAERDLTYFHRTLGIIVHLIFLLAKIQPTLNSLQDHALRKSLYDLVRLNARSRNGYTLLHLACTRDSTTLSRYPICSFPSTEVIRLLLDVGADPESTDHDGNTALHILAQTQPCPSSAVSLVLQRGGHLDQVNLQGRSFAQLLENVQPIHEVVNTLQFTTLKCLCARVIRQHRLLFNGLVPQTLQPFVLKH is encoded by the exons ATGGCGGAAGGCGGTTGGGATGTGCCAATCGAGGATTCCGACTTCCTGGGCATCAATACAGTGGCACCAGAGGAACAGCCGAGATTGCATACTGAGCGATTGGTATCGAGCCGGCACGTTCGTGAAAGTGAGCGAAAGATTAGCTTCCCAGAAAGAGGATTtcgtcatcaacaacaacagcaacaacaacctccTGGATTGCAACTAGTTAGAGCAGCTGCTGCGGTCGATCCTTTTGGCGAAGTCGAGGAAGATGACgaacgagaagaagaatggatgTTGGATGTGGACCAAGAGGAATTGGTTCAAGCTAGAAATCCGCATCCGGTTGCTCCAGTAGCCGGATTTGCCGATAGGCATCAATTAGACGACGGCTCG GGTTTCCTGGATCACCGAGCCCGTAATGAGGTGGCACTTCTCGTTTCGGCAAGGACTAATGGCGCCACTCCGATGCTCATGGCTTGCCGGAACGGCCACTTGGATGTCGTCGAGTACCTGGTCGAACGTTGTGGCGCTGACATTGAACAAGCCGGATCGG TGACTTTTGATGGGGAAACGATCGAAGGAGCTCCGCCTTTATGGGTGGCTGCGGCTGCCGGCCATGTCCACATTGTCCGCTTCCTGGTCCGAGGAGGAGCGTCGGTGAATTGCACCACCAAGACCAACTCGACGCCGTTACGCGCAGCCTGTTTCGACGGCCACTTTGAGATCGTGAAATATCTGGTTGATCACGGAGCCG ACATGGAGGTGGCCAACCGTCACGGTCACACTTGCCTGATGATTGCCTGTTACAAGGGCCATCTGAAGATCGCCCGTTACCTGATAGAATTAGCCGCCGACGTTAACCGCAAGAGCGTCAAGGGTAACACGGCCCTGCATGACTGCGCCGAATCGGGCTCCTTGGAGATCCTTCAACTCCTCCTGGCCAGCGGTGCCAAGATGGTGGTCGACTCTTACGGCATGACCCCTTTATTGGCTGCGGCCGTCTCCGGCCACACGCACATTGTCGAATACATTGTCCACAATTTGGACACTGTCGGCCGGAAGGAGAAGATTGACGCGCTGGAGCTTTTGGGAGCCACATTTGTAGACCGCAAGCGCGACATGCTCGGCGCCCTCGACTACTGGAAACAAGCCATGCAAATCag aTACGAAACCGGCGTGTGTCCGTTGCCGAAACCGCAAGGTCAGTCGCCGATCGCCGCCTTTGAGAACACACTAGAAGCAACCACTGTCGAACAACTCGAAGAGGCCGTCTCAGATCCGGATGGAATGCGGATGCAAGCGCTGCTGGTTCGCGAAAGGATTTTGG GTGCTGCCCATCCAGAGACTTCCTATTACATCCGATATCGTGGCGCCGTGTATGCGGATACGGGCAACTTCAACCGTTGCATTCGGTTGTGGATGTACGCCCTTGAAATGCAACAGTCCATGCTGGAGCCGCTCAGTCCCATGACCAACAGCTCGCTCCTCTCTTTTGCTGAGCTCTTCAGTTTCATGATGGCCGAACGTGACACGGAGACGCGCAACAACAATAACGGGCCGGCGGTGCAGAGTAACCGACAACCCGAagctcaacagcagcagcaaccggcAGCGGCGTTGGGTCTGATGGCGCCACAACGGAGTCCGCCCAACATTCCGCCTCTGTCGTTCTCTGACGTCATGGCCGTCCTGAGCCGAGCAGTCCGTGAAATCCGTGCTGGCACGTTGCAGCTTTCCAAAGTAGCGGCCGCCGAACGTGATCTGACCTACTTCCACCGTACCCTCGGCATCATTGTCCACCTCATCTTCCTTCTAGCCAAGATCCAGCCGACACTCAACAGCCTGCAGGATCACGCCCTGAGAAAGTCACTTTACGATCTGGTCCGGCTCAATGCCCGCAGCCGAAATGGTTACACGCTGCTCCATTTGGCCTGCACGAGAGACAGCACCACACTCAGTCGCTATCCCATCTGCAGTTTCCCTTCCACCGAAGTCATCCGACTCTTGCTGGACGTGGGAGCCGATCCAGAATCGACCGaccat gacGGCAATACTGCGCTTCATATTTTAGCCCAAACTCAGCCGTGCCCATCTTCTGCCGTTAGTCTAGTGCTCCAGCGAGGAGGCCACCTGGATCAAGTCAATTTACAAGGCCGCTCCTTCGCTCAACTTCTGGAAAACGTCCAGCCAATCCACGAAGTTGTCAACACGCTTCAATTCACAACGCTCAAGTGTCTGTGCGCCCGAGTCATCCGTCAACACCGGTTGCTTTTCAACGGGTTGGTCCCGCAGACGCTTCAACCCTTCGTTCTGAAACACTGA